From Chryseobacterium gallinarum, one genomic window encodes:
- a CDS encoding CusA/CzcA family heavy metal efflux RND transporter, producing the protein MLDKIIQFSIKNKVIIGIMTLLLIIWGTWSATRLPVDAVPDITNNQVQIITVCPTLAGQEVEQLVTFPIEQSIANVPDIQETRSISRFGLSVITVVFKEDVNIYFARQLISEQLKNAVEEIPKGVGTPELAPVSTGLGEIYQYILHPKKGSEKKYNAKELRTMQDWIVRRQLNGTPGVAEINSFGGELKQYEVAIDPNRLKAMDISITDIFTALEKNNQNTGGAYIDKKPNAYFIRGIGLVSSLEDIKNIAVKNETGSVPIFVKDVADVRLGSAVRYGALTYNGKVDAVGGVVMMLKGANSNEVVNNIKAKIPTIQKSLPDDVVIEPFLDRTDLVSRAINTVEKNLMEGALIVIFVLVVFLGNLRAGLIVASAIPLSLLFALGMMNVFGVSANLMSLGAIDFGLIVDGAVIIVEATLHLLHNKNYNGKLSQIQMDQEVGTAASKMMNSAIFGQIIILIVYVPILTLAGVEGKMFTPMAKTVGFAIIGATILSVTYIPMMSALFLSKKISHKETLSDKMMNALQKIYQPLLRKAIKIKYVIVSATVLIFVIAAFIFKNMGGEFIPQLQEGDFAFHCILPQGSSLSQSIETSMQASRIIKQFDEVKMVVGKTGSAEVPTDPMPPEATDMIIVLKPQSEWKTKKSYNELGDEISEKLEAIPGVFFEKNQPIQMRFNELMTGIRQDVAVKIFGENLDSLAVYADKVGKVIQTVDGATAPQIERVSGLPQINVQYDRTRIANYGLNIEDVNNAVSTAFAGKAAGQVFENERRFDLVVRLDSLHRSDISDVNNLMITTATGAQIPLSQVANVSYKLGPAQISREQGKRRIVIGFNVKGRDVESVVRDIQAKLDKDIKLPSGYYFTYGGQFENLQEASKRLMIAVPVSLFLIFMLLYFTFHSFKQAGLIFTAIPMSAIGGIFALLLRDMPFSISAGIGFIALFGVAVLNGIVLIGTFNQLEKEGETDLLKRVYEGTKSRLRPVLMTATVASLGFLPMAISTGAGAEVQKPLATVVIGGLVSATFLTLFVLPMLYIIFNTKILKRKKNNPGTFTIVLIVGLMMMGQTFNAQSRPISVEQAVQMAMDNNLTLQSKDLSIKSAEALRPTAKELPKLSFEAQLGQYNSPKFDQSFAISQSIPFPTLFKARKDLINENIKSKKIDKEITANELIRQVRTYYYQIEYLQYNKAQLTSLDAVYEDFIRIATVRFKAGDIKKIEISTAETQKGEIDLLLRQNEVYLNNAYKNLKTILNTAENFEVPFNQNYEPLKAESVLDSTVVANNPSVKAFYQEMEIAEKNKKVEKSLGLPDFSLGYTNQSLIGFHTVNGQEMYYGAGNRFNSATVGVAIPLTFGATKARIQALEYEKQVAETNAKMQQKQLTTQLENALNQYQQDMQQYEYYINQALPNAEKIVKAAQLGYKTGEISYVEYLFALQTATSIQLKYLESIQQVNQSVVTINSIINK; encoded by the coding sequence GTGTTAGATAAAATCATACAATTCAGTATTAAAAATAAGGTCATTATCGGTATTATGACCCTTTTGCTGATCATCTGGGGAACATGGAGTGCAACCAGGCTCCCTGTTGATGCTGTGCCCGACATTACCAATAATCAGGTGCAGATTATTACCGTTTGCCCCACATTGGCAGGGCAGGAAGTGGAGCAGTTGGTAACCTTTCCCATTGAACAGAGTATAGCCAATGTGCCGGATATTCAGGAAACAAGAAGTATATCAAGATTCGGGCTCTCTGTGATTACCGTTGTTTTCAAAGAAGATGTTAATATTTACTTTGCGAGACAGCTGATCAGCGAACAGTTGAAAAATGCAGTTGAGGAAATTCCGAAAGGAGTAGGAACCCCTGAGCTAGCTCCTGTGAGTACGGGTCTGGGGGAAATCTATCAATATATTCTTCATCCTAAAAAAGGGAGTGAGAAAAAGTACAATGCTAAAGAACTCAGAACCATGCAGGATTGGATTGTTCGCAGGCAGCTCAACGGAACACCGGGCGTTGCTGAGATCAACAGTTTTGGAGGTGAATTAAAACAATATGAAGTCGCTATAGACCCCAACCGCCTGAAGGCAATGGATATCAGCATTACAGACATATTTACAGCACTTGAAAAAAATAACCAGAATACAGGAGGGGCTTATATTGATAAAAAGCCCAATGCTTATTTTATCCGTGGAATCGGGTTGGTAAGTTCCCTGGAAGATATTAAAAATATAGCCGTAAAAAATGAAACGGGGAGTGTGCCGATATTCGTCAAAGATGTGGCCGATGTCCGGTTAGGAAGTGCCGTCCGATATGGAGCATTGACGTATAATGGAAAAGTAGATGCTGTGGGAGGAGTTGTTATGATGTTGAAAGGAGCCAACAGTAACGAAGTGGTGAACAATATCAAAGCTAAAATCCCTACCATTCAGAAATCACTTCCGGATGATGTAGTGATAGAACCGTTCTTGGACAGGACAGATTTAGTGAGCAGGGCGATAAATACTGTTGAAAAAAACCTGATGGAAGGTGCATTGATTGTTATTTTTGTTCTTGTTGTCTTCCTGGGTAACCTGAGAGCCGGACTTATCGTTGCATCAGCCATTCCGCTTTCTTTATTATTTGCTTTGGGAATGATGAATGTTTTTGGGGTTAGTGCCAACCTGATGAGCTTAGGAGCTATTGATTTCGGGCTGATTGTGGATGGAGCGGTAATTATCGTTGAAGCAACCCTGCATCTCCTGCATAACAAAAATTATAACGGCAAGCTCAGCCAGATTCAGATGGATCAGGAAGTAGGAACTGCAGCTTCCAAAATGATGAACAGTGCCATATTCGGGCAGATTATCATCCTTATTGTGTATGTTCCCATCCTTACTCTGGCAGGAGTAGAAGGGAAGATGTTTACGCCAATGGCTAAAACAGTAGGCTTTGCAATTATTGGGGCAACAATATTATCGGTTACGTATATTCCGATGATGAGTGCCCTGTTTCTATCTAAAAAGATTTCCCATAAAGAGACTCTTTCAGATAAAATGATGAATGCATTACAGAAGATTTATCAGCCATTGCTGCGGAAAGCAATTAAAATAAAATATGTTATCGTCTCAGCAACGGTATTGATATTTGTAATAGCGGCTTTCATCTTTAAGAATATGGGTGGAGAATTTATTCCACAGCTACAGGAAGGAGATTTTGCATTTCACTGTATCTTACCTCAAGGAAGCTCGCTGAGCCAGAGTATTGAAACATCTATGCAGGCATCCCGGATTATCAAACAGTTTGATGAGGTGAAAATGGTCGTAGGGAAAACCGGTTCAGCTGAAGTTCCTACAGACCCCATGCCGCCTGAAGCCACTGATATGATTATAGTATTGAAACCACAAAGTGAATGGAAAACCAAAAAATCCTACAACGAACTGGGAGATGAGATCAGTGAAAAACTGGAAGCTATTCCGGGGGTGTTCTTTGAGAAAAATCAACCGATTCAGATGCGTTTTAATGAACTGATGACAGGGATCAGACAGGATGTAGCTGTTAAAATTTTTGGAGAAAACCTTGATTCACTGGCAGTATATGCTGATAAAGTAGGAAAGGTAATCCAAACGGTTGATGGAGCTACTGCCCCCCAGATTGAAAGAGTGAGCGGTTTGCCTCAGATCAATGTACAATACGACCGGACAAGAATTGCCAACTACGGATTGAATATCGAAGACGTCAACAATGCGGTAAGTACGGCATTTGCCGGTAAAGCAGCCGGACAGGTTTTTGAAAACGAAAGACGTTTCGATTTGGTGGTCCGCCTGGACAGTCTCCACAGATCAGATATCTCGGATGTTAACAATTTAATGATCACTACTGCTACCGGTGCACAAATTCCATTATCACAGGTGGCTAATGTAAGCTACAAGCTTGGTCCGGCACAGATTAGCCGTGAGCAGGGAAAACGCAGAATTGTAATAGGATTTAATGTAAAAGGCCGAGATGTGGAAAGTGTGGTAAGAGATATCCAGGCAAAACTGGATAAAGATATCAAACTGCCTTCAGGGTATTACTTTACCTATGGCGGACAGTTTGAAAACCTGCAGGAAGCGAGTAAGCGTCTGATGATTGCAGTACCGGTATCCCTGTTTCTTATTTTCATGCTGCTGTATTTCACCTTTCATTCATTCAAACAGGCCGGATTGATCTTTACAGCGATTCCAATGAGTGCTATAGGAGGAATATTTGCGTTGCTTCTCAGGGATATGCCGTTCAGTATCAGTGCGGGAATAGGATTTATCGCGCTCTTTGGAGTAGCCGTGCTCAACGGAATTGTTTTGATCGGAACGTTTAACCAGCTTGAAAAAGAAGGAGAAACCGATCTTCTGAAAAGGGTGTATGAGGGAACGAAAAGCAGATTGAGACCGGTTTTAATGACGGCTACAGTAGCTTCATTAGGGTTCCTGCCGATGGCCATTTCCACAGGAGCAGGAGCAGAGGTTCAGAAACCTTTGGCAACGGTAGTAATCGGTGGCCTTGTATCAGCCACATTCCTTACCTTGTTTGTTCTGCCGATGCTGTATATTATTTTTAACACAAAGATTTTGAAAAGAAAGAAAAATAACCCGGGAACTTTTACCATTGTTCTTATTGTAGGGCTGATGATGATGGGGCAGACTTTTAACGCCCAGTCCAGACCGATCTCCGTAGAACAGGCGGTGCAGATGGCAATGGACAATAATTTAACCTTACAATCAAAAGATTTAAGTATTAAATCGGCAGAAGCGTTGAGGCCAACTGCCAAAGAGCTTCCTAAATTAAGCTTTGAAGCCCAGTTGGGACAATACAACAGTCCGAAGTTTGACCAGTCTTTTGCCATTTCACAGAGTATTCCCTTCCCAACACTTTTTAAAGCAAGAAAGGACCTGATCAATGAAAATATAAAAAGTAAAAAAATTGATAAGGAAATCACTGCCAATGAGCTGATAAGACAGGTCCGGACCTATTATTATCAGATTGAATATCTTCAATACAATAAAGCACAGCTTACCAGCCTCGACGCGGTATACGAGGATTTTATCAGGATTGCAACAGTAAGATTCAAGGCAGGAGATATCAAGAAAATTGAAATCAGCACAGCAGAAACCCAGAAAGGAGAAATTGACCTGCTGCTCAGACAGAACGAAGTATATTTAAATAATGCCTATAAGAATTTAAAAACCATTTTAAATACTGCCGAAAATTTTGAAGTTCCGTTCAACCAGAATTATGAACCTTTAAAAGCGGAGAGCGTATTGGATAGTACCGTAGTTGCTAACAATCCATCCGTAAAGGCTTTTTACCAGGAAATGGAAATTGCGGAGAAAAATAAAAAGGTTGAAAAATCCCTTGGGCTTCCTGATTTCAGTTTGGGATATACCAATCAGTCGTTGATAGGCTTTCATACGGTAAACGGGCAAGAGATGTATTATGGAGCAGGAAACCGGTTCAACTCTGCAACAGTAGGAGTTGCCATTCCATTGACTTTCGGAGCTACAAAGGCAAGAATCCAGGCATTGGAATATGAAAAGCAGGTTGCTGAAACCAATGCAAAAATGCAGCAGAAACAGCTTACCACCCAACTGGAAAATGCGCTTAATCAGTATCAGCAGGATATGCAGCAATATGAGTACTACATCAATCAGGCTTTGCCCAATGCTGAAAAAATTGTGAAAGCGGCTCAACTGGGATACAAAACAGGAGAAATCTCTTATGTAGAATATCTTTTTGCCTTGCAGACAGCTACCAGTATTCAGCTGAAATACCTGGAATCTATTCAGCAGGTCAATCAATCTGTAGTTACTATTAATTCAATCATTAATAAATAA
- a CDS encoding efflux RND transporter periplasmic adaptor subunit gives MKPSYNTISLILIAFLITGCGKKETPEEKAPEKTEQKEKPKEEAHETIASLTEEQMKSVGVALGSVEMKELTSTIKANGLLSVPNSNKATITSLYGGIIKTLNIQVGSVVKKGQVIATIANPEYIQLQEDYLTTSSRITYAEQEYRRQRELFDNDAGAKKNLQSADAELKTLRTKRASLLKQLQMMGINPGKVNNGNMKSGLVITSPISGTISSITAQIGSYVDISSPVATVIDNGSIHLDLQVFEKDLPKMRVGQIVHFKLTNNPETEYDARIYSIGSSFENESKTISMHCEVTGNKAGLIDGMNITGIVSLDKSTTPAVPTEAIVEADGKYYVFVQADQKKEEQHKENEKSHPKTMNFEKIEVVKGTTDMGYTAITPIGEIPADAKIVVKGAFFVNAKLVNAGEHEH, from the coding sequence ATGAAACCCAGTTATAATACCATATCCCTTATCCTTATCGCATTCCTGATAACGGGCTGTGGGAAAAAAGAAACTCCGGAAGAAAAAGCCCCTGAAAAAACAGAACAAAAGGAAAAACCCAAAGAAGAAGCCCATGAAACCATAGCCTCATTAACGGAAGAACAGATGAAGTCTGTAGGAGTGGCCCTGGGATCGGTTGAAATGAAAGAACTCACTTCCACTATTAAGGCGAATGGTTTATTAAGTGTTCCCAACAGCAATAAAGCCACAATAACTTCCTTATACGGTGGGATTATCAAAACATTGAACATCCAGGTAGGAAGTGTGGTGAAAAAAGGCCAGGTGATAGCAACTATTGCCAACCCTGAATATATACAGCTTCAGGAAGATTACCTGACGACCAGCAGCAGAATTACCTATGCAGAACAGGAATACAGAAGGCAGAGGGAACTTTTTGATAACGATGCGGGAGCTAAGAAAAACCTGCAAAGCGCAGATGCTGAGCTGAAGACCTTAAGAACAAAAAGGGCATCCCTGCTGAAACAACTTCAGATGATGGGAATAAACCCGGGAAAAGTAAATAACGGAAATATGAAATCCGGTCTGGTGATCACCTCTCCGATTAGCGGAACGATCAGCAGTATCACCGCACAGATAGGAAGTTATGTTGATATTTCTTCCCCTGTTGCTACGGTCATTGATAACGGTTCAATTCATCTGGATCTCCAGGTTTTTGAAAAAGACCTCCCTAAAATGAGAGTAGGACAGATTGTTCATTTTAAGCTGACGAATAATCCCGAAACAGAATATGACGCAAGAATTTATAGCATAGGATCATCCTTTGAAAATGAGAGCAAAACCATTTCCATGCATTGTGAGGTGACAGGGAATAAAGCAGGATTGATTGACGGGATGAATATCACAGGAATCGTGAGCCTGGATAAAAGCACTACCCCGGCAGTTCCCACTGAAGCCATTGTAGAGGCTGACGGGAAATATTATGTTTTTGTGCAGGCAGACCAGAAGAAAGAAGAACAACATAAAGAAAATGAAAAAAGCCATCCTAAAACAATGAACTTTGAAAAAATAGAAGTAGTAAAAGGTACAACGGATATGGGATACACTGCCATTACACCGATTGGTGAAATTCCGGCCGATGCAAAAATTGTTGTGAAAGGAGCCTTTTTTGTGAATGCTAAACTGGTCAATGCCGGAGAACATGAACATTAA
- a CDS encoding bestrophin family protein — protein MLLNKRISVWYFLREIKIQMLFIGIFAVVIGLLDMLPWFQKISLPLNIPALLGTAVSLLLAFRTSQSYERWWEARTVWGAIVNDSRSLIRLVVQFLPESEDKIIKDFAERQIIWTYALGESLRKQPFSEKVLQYLGKNNISAANIPNALLDAHSRQLKEIAEPAGLTGFQQMQLNDMITRLCDSMGKCERLKNTVFPRSYSVLVHILIYVFAAILPFGLDDSELMVEIGVTFLIPVVFISIEKTSILMQDPFENKPVDTPVTSLAQTIEINIRQMIGEQNVPAKKENTSYYEM, from the coding sequence ATGTTATTAAATAAAAGAATATCGGTCTGGTATTTCCTTCGTGAAATAAAAATCCAGATGTTATTTATTGGAATATTTGCCGTAGTCATAGGGCTTTTGGATATGCTTCCCTGGTTTCAGAAAATTTCACTACCTTTAAACATACCCGCACTCCTGGGAACAGCAGTATCCTTGTTATTAGCTTTCCGGACTTCCCAATCCTACGAAAGGTGGTGGGAAGCCAGAACGGTATGGGGAGCCATTGTGAATGACTCCAGGTCCCTGATACGACTGGTTGTTCAGTTTCTCCCGGAAAGTGAAGATAAGATCATCAAAGATTTTGCAGAAAGACAAATCATATGGACCTATGCACTGGGCGAATCTTTAAGAAAACAGCCTTTTTCTGAAAAAGTTCTGCAGTATCTCGGAAAAAATAATATCAGTGCGGCTAATATTCCCAATGCACTTTTGGATGCACACTCCAGACAGCTGAAGGAAATAGCTGAGCCCGCAGGACTTACCGGGTTTCAACAGATGCAGCTGAATGATATGATAACGAGGCTTTGTGACAGTATGGGAAAATGTGAACGACTGAAAAATACCGTTTTCCCGAGATCTTACAGTGTGCTGGTTCATATTTTAATCTATGTATTTGCAGCCATCCTTCCATTCGGACTTGATGACTCGGAGTTGATGGTGGAAATAGGAGTGACTTTCCTGATTCCGGTAGTATTTATCAGCATAGAAAAAACCTCTATCCTGATGCAGGATCCTTTTGAAAATAAACCGGTAGATACACCCGTGACGTCTCTGGCGCAAACCATAGAAATCAATATAAGACAAATGATCGGGGAGCAGAATGTTCCTGCAAAAAAAGAGAATACATCATATTATGAAATGTAA
- a CDS encoding cation diffusion facilitator family transporter, with protein MEPKTQIQTASAASKHKKNLLIVLSFSGTYLIAEVIGGILTNSLALLADAAHMLTDVVGLLLAFIAIKIGERKADPSRTYGYYRTEILAAVINAVVLLGISGYVLYEAYQRFQNPPEVQSKSMLIVAGIGLLVNVAGMMILRKDSEASLNMKGAYFEVLSDMLTSIGVMIAGVIMLTTGWYYADPLISAAIGLLIFPRTWRLLKEAINVLLEGTPKEVDIYQLRQSLEQVPGVKNVHDLHVWSLTSSVNAMSAHIVKDKASSQNQLLKTLTETTIRDFRISHTTFQIEEEGYGENEIHL; from the coding sequence ATGGAACCAAAAACACAAATACAAACCGCTTCTGCTGCCAGTAAACATAAAAAAAATCTTCTGATTGTACTGAGCTTTAGCGGAACTTACCTGATCGCCGAGGTAATAGGAGGTATTCTTACCAATAGCCTTGCCTTACTTGCAGATGCTGCTCATATGCTGACTGATGTGGTAGGGCTGCTTCTGGCTTTTATTGCCATCAAAATAGGAGAAAGAAAAGCCGATCCTTCCAGAACTTATGGATATTACCGGACCGAAATATTGGCGGCAGTCATCAATGCTGTTGTTTTATTAGGAATTTCGGGATATGTTTTATATGAAGCTTATCAGCGTTTTCAGAATCCGCCGGAAGTGCAGAGCAAGTCCATGCTGATAGTAGCAGGAATAGGATTGCTGGTAAATGTTGCCGGAATGATGATTTTAAGAAAAGATTCAGAAGCGAGTCTCAATATGAAAGGCGCTTATTTTGAAGTCCTTTCGGATATGCTTACCTCTATAGGTGTTATGATTGCAGGAGTCATTATGCTGACTACCGGTTGGTATTATGCAGATCCGCTGATTTCTGCGGCAATCGGATTATTGATTTTTCCAAGGACCTGGCGGCTGTTGAAAGAAGCGATTAATGTTTTACTGGAAGGTACACCGAAAGAAGTAGATATTTATCAATTACGTCAATCACTGGAACAGGTTCCGGGAGTGAAGAATGTTCATGACCTGCATGTCTGGTCTCTGACATCAAGCGTCAATGCTATGAGTGCCCATATCGTTAAAGATAAAGCATCTTCTCAGAATCAATTGCTGAAAACACTGACAGAAACAACGATTAGGGATTTCAGGATCAGTCATACAACCTTTCAGATAGAAGAGGAAGGCTATGGAGAAAATGAAATTCATCTGTAA
- a CDS encoding Fur family transcriptional regulator: protein MKKDIENKLIDKNTKPTSMRILVYDFLSSQEAALSLSEIENHFDNADRITIYRTLKTFEEKGIVHSIQENTTTKYKLCEDDCDEKTHKDWHLHFYCKICKQTTCKEDISFPENIQTNFRIDEIRLFAKGICENCLESLQ, encoded by the coding sequence ATGAAAAAAGATATAGAAAACAAACTTATCGATAAAAATACAAAACCAACCAGTATGAGAATTCTGGTATATGATTTTTTAAGCTCACAAGAGGCTGCATTGTCTCTTTCTGAAATAGAAAATCATTTTGATAACGCAGACAGGATTACCATTTACAGGACCCTGAAAACTTTTGAAGAAAAAGGAATTGTGCATAGCATCCAGGAGAATACCACTACAAAATATAAATTATGTGAGGATGACTGTGATGAGAAAACCCATAAAGACTGGCATCTGCATTTCTACTGCAAAATATGTAAACAGACCACCTGTAAAGAAGATATTTCGTTTCCTGAAAACATTCAGACCAATTTCAGGATTGATGAAATAAGGCTCTTTGCCAAAGGAATCTGTGAAAATTGCCTTGAAAGTTTGCAATAG
- a CDS encoding heavy metal translocating P-type ATPase, which produces MEKCCSTTPEKPDTKRHQHNHPEGDGHDHDGHDHSHDSGDQSVFQMFLPAIISFVILLIGIAFDNYIKPVWFAGWVRLVWFLAAYIPVGFPVLKDAYKSIIKGDVFSEFFLMGIATIGAFAIGEYPEGVAVMLFYAVGEVFQTLAVSRAKGNIKALLDQRPDEVTIMENNQPRTMKAKETKIGDVIQLKPGEKLALDGELLSDAASFNTAALTGESKPDTKNKGEVVLAGMINMNSIALVKVTTAYEDSKLSKILELVQNATAQKAPTELFIRKFAKVYTPIVVLLAIGICLLPYFFVSEYQFRDWLYRALIFLVISCPCALVISIPLGYFGGIGAASRNGILFKGSNFLDAIAEIQNVVMDKTGTMTEGVFKVQEVSIRPGFNKDEILQMVNVLESKSTHPVATAIHNYVGDINYSIPLDEVEEIAGHGLKARVNGKELLVGNFKLMDKFNIRYDINHANIVYTLIAVAYDQKFAGYITIADSIKEDARATVERLHQLNVKATMLSGDKSTVVKYVADQLGIDNAFGDLLPEDKVNKVKEIKAKNQSVAFVGDGVNDAPVVALSDVGIAMGGLGSDATIETADVVIQDDKPSKIPMAINIGKQTKKIVWQNIILAFAVKAVVLVLGAGGLATMWEAVFADVGVALLAILNAVRIQRMKF; this is translated from the coding sequence ATGGAAAAATGCTGTAGTACAACCCCGGAAAAACCGGATACAAAAAGACACCAACATAATCACCCTGAAGGAGACGGGCACGACCATGACGGTCATGACCACTCTCACGATTCGGGAGATCAGTCTGTCTTTCAAATGTTTCTTCCGGCCATTATATCGTTTGTGATCCTGTTAATAGGAATTGCTTTTGACAATTATATAAAACCGGTATGGTTTGCAGGCTGGGTGCGCTTAGTATGGTTTTTGGCTGCTTACATCCCTGTAGGATTCCCGGTATTGAAAGATGCGTATAAAAGCATTATTAAAGGAGATGTTTTCTCAGAATTTTTTCTGATGGGTATAGCAACAATCGGAGCTTTTGCCATCGGGGAGTATCCCGAAGGAGTTGCGGTAATGCTTTTCTATGCCGTAGGAGAAGTTTTTCAGACGTTGGCGGTTTCCAGAGCAAAAGGAAACATCAAAGCTTTGCTGGATCAGCGTCCTGATGAGGTTACCATTATGGAAAACAATCAGCCCAGGACCATGAAAGCAAAAGAAACAAAAATCGGAGATGTTATCCAGTTGAAACCCGGTGAAAAGCTGGCATTGGACGGAGAATTGCTTTCAGACGCAGCTTCATTCAATACAGCGGCATTAACCGGGGAAAGTAAACCCGATACGAAAAACAAAGGGGAAGTGGTTCTGGCAGGAATGATTAATATGAACAGTATTGCACTTGTTAAAGTAACTACGGCCTATGAAGACAGTAAGCTCAGCAAAATATTAGAGCTCGTTCAGAATGCAACTGCTCAAAAAGCCCCTACAGAATTATTCATCAGGAAATTCGCTAAAGTATATACCCCTATTGTTGTACTTCTTGCTATTGGAATCTGCTTATTGCCGTATTTTTTCGTCAGTGAGTATCAGTTCAGGGACTGGCTGTACAGAGCGCTCATCTTCCTGGTAATTTCTTGTCCTTGTGCCCTGGTTATTTCCATTCCGTTAGGCTATTTCGGAGGAATAGGAGCAGCAAGCCGTAATGGGATATTGTTTAAAGGAAGCAATTTCCTGGATGCCATTGCCGAAATCCAGAATGTGGTAATGGATAAAACCGGAACCATGACAGAAGGAGTTTTTAAAGTTCAGGAAGTAAGCATTAGACCCGGATTCAATAAAGATGAAATCCTTCAGATGGTTAACGTGCTGGAAAGTAAAAGTACACACCCTGTAGCCACTGCCATTCATAATTATGTAGGAGATATCAATTACTCCATCCCATTGGATGAGGTGGAAGAAATTGCAGGCCACGGATTAAAAGCCAGAGTAAACGGAAAAGAGCTTTTGGTAGGAAACTTTAAATTAATGGATAAATTCAATATCAGGTATGATATCAACCATGCCAATATTGTATATACCCTGATTGCCGTAGCGTATGACCAGAAGTTCGCAGGATATATTACCATCGCAGACAGCATTAAAGAAGATGCCAGAGCAACTGTTGAAAGGCTGCATCAGCTGAATGTAAAAGCTACCATGCTGAGCGGTGATAAAAGCACCGTAGTAAAATATGTGGCGGATCAGCTGGGCATTGACAACGCTTTTGGAGACCTGTTACCGGAAGATAAAGTCAATAAGGTGAAAGAGATCAAAGCCAAAAATCAGTCTGTAGCTTTCGTGGGCGATGGGGTGAATGATGCACCCGTAGTTGCCTTGAGTGATGTTGGAATTGCAATGGGAGGACTAGGCAGCGATGCAACCATTGAAACAGCAGACGTTGTAATTCAGGATGATAAACCAAGTAAAATACCTATGGCGATCAATATTGGTAAACAAACTAAAAAAATAGTCTGGCAGAATATCATTTTAGCTTTTGCTGTAAAAGCAGTTGTATTAGTGCTGGGTGCGGGCGGACTGGCAACCATGTGGGAAGCGGTATTTGCTGATGTTGGGGTTGCATTATTAGCGATTTTAAATGCCGTAAGAATTCAGAGAATGAAATTTTAA
- a CDS encoding GNAT family N-acetyltransferase, producing the protein MITIRTATTEDAPQIALLGRVTFTETFSEYFRDPQDLFDYFEKTFNVAKIRNSIENANNKFWIAHWNDLPIGYAKLKVHSPSPFIDVSTVSQLQKIYVLKEFLDKRAGKILMEKLMSSFNDSAQTHIWLSVLNSNERAINFYYKNGFSKVGEHQFTIGKETFDFFALSKQKI; encoded by the coding sequence ATGATCACCATTAGAACAGCAACTACTGAAGATGCGCCTCAAATTGCATTATTGGGAAGAGTTACTTTCACAGAAACATTCTCGGAGTATTTCCGTGATCCACAGGATCTTTTCGATTATTTTGAAAAGACCTTCAACGTAGCGAAGATCAGAAATAGTATAGAGAATGCTAATAACAAATTCTGGATTGCCCACTGGAATGATCTTCCCATCGGATATGCCAAGTTAAAAGTTCATTCTCCATCACCATTTATCGATGTTTCAACCGTTTCTCAATTGCAGAAGATCTATGTATTAAAGGAATTTTTAGATAAAAGGGCAGGTAAAATTTTAATGGAAAAGCTGATGTCTTCTTTTAACGATTCGGCTCAGACCCATATCTGGCTTTCTGTTTTGAACTCCAATGAACGGGCGATAAATTTTTATTACAAAAACGGTTTTTCAAAGGTCGGAGAACATCAATTCACTATAGGAAAAGAGACTTTTGATTTCTTTGCCTTATCAAAACAAAAAATTTAG